The following proteins are encoded in a genomic region of [Eubacterium] hominis:
- a CDS encoding DUF4173 domain-containing protein, whose protein sequence is MLKKSITSDVGFRVPKMSLKTLDILFSITLFILTLLFIYQTSFFHTDTLSALYMLVLLGISLLYQYLRMRKLRKQSWYLAIFLFVDILPNIIYQNQPFLKMVNFLFFNIIYAYWFLECGNHLIKEKESDWIINDILHAILHAPFHYLSASFQLFKSAFPFKFNDSLKILLGLCFSIPLLFLIIPLLMRADNMFAYYIEQIHFDEEFIFRWLMTLFFTFPLFFYYLSLSYGNIAHQSVSLYQEDIMLQRRKRLCFLPSTICTTIELVLCATYFLFFIAGIQGIISSMGMNRDVFSFSDFARQGFFELCVIATLNLTIIIMINVTSEYRTQFAIWVERCLIILTVLLVLCAMTKLYLYISAYDALTYLRMYAAWFLCLLLGVFLLLLFCKKDGTPHILWITRFVMAAFLILNLINVPHWVNSSYDETAPYTIMEYHEE, encoded by the coding sequence ATGTTGAAAAAAAGCATCACATCTGATGTGGGTTTTCGTGTACCCAAAATGAGCCTTAAAACACTGGATATCCTGTTTAGTATCACACTATTTATCCTGACGCTGTTATTTATCTATCAAACATCCTTCTTCCACACAGACACCTTAAGTGCCTTATATATGCTGGTATTATTAGGTATTTCCTTACTGTATCAATACTTAAGGATGAGAAAGTTAAGGAAACAAAGCTGGTATCTTGCGATTTTTCTATTTGTGGATATTCTGCCAAATATCATCTATCAAAACCAGCCTTTCCTGAAAATGGTCAACTTTCTATTCTTCAACATCATCTATGCCTACTGGTTTTTAGAATGCGGAAATCATCTGATCAAAGAAAAAGAAAGTGATTGGATCATCAATGATATCCTACATGCGATTCTGCATGCGCCATTTCATTATCTATCCGCAAGCTTTCAATTATTTAAATCCGCATTTCCTTTCAAGTTCAACGACAGCTTAAAGATTTTACTTGGACTATGTTTCAGTATTCCACTGCTATTTTTGATTATTCCTTTATTAATGCGTGCAGATAATATGTTTGCTTATTACATTGAACAGATCCATTTTGATGAGGAATTTATCTTTCGTTGGCTTATGACCCTGTTTTTTACCTTTCCATTGTTCTTTTATTATCTGTCTTTAAGCTATGGAAATATCGCTCATCAATCTGTTTCATTATATCAAGAGGATATCATGCTACAACGAAGAAAACGTCTTTGTTTTCTGCCTTCTACCATCTGCACAACCATAGAGCTGGTATTATGTGCGACATATTTCTTGTTCTTTATCGCAGGTATTCAAGGCATTATATCCTCTATGGGAATGAATCGTGATGTATTCAGTTTTTCCGATTTTGCACGTCAGGGATTTTTTGAATTATGTGTGATTGCCACCCTTAATTTAACAATCATCATTATGATCAATGTCACAAGTGAATATCGTACACAGTTTGCGATATGGGTAGAAAGATGCTTGATTATCTTGACCGTTTTATTGGTGCTTTGTGCTATGACAAAACTTTATCTTTATATTTCTGCCTATGATGCCCTTACCTATTTACGTATGTATGCTGCATGGTTTTTATGTTTATTATTAGGTGTTTTTCTATTACTGTTATTTTGTAAAAAAGATGGTACGCCACATATTCTGTGGATTACACGCTTTGTGATGGCAGCCTTTCTCATATTGAATCTTATAAATGTACCACACTGGGTAAACAGCAGTTATGATGAAACTGCACCATATACCATAATGGAATACCATGAAGAATGA
- a CDS encoding chorismate-binding protein, which translates to MYYPDKKTLRILRSQYDTIPVYAKLPYDGKDILEIYQAFHGPYAFLLESETQMYNGHYSIIGLPCDHRFLYDGMHSYDIHEDKKIQLHGHPMKHLEAMLEKKSPVYPDIPVFTGGAIGHFNYDIAGLYENISNHEQESLHLPMMHFGFVNACIVIDHTQKTVYFIIHADADSCLEKYDTIYENLKQMITRYQQSTPYTILKDTKHRAFQTSHDKESFMHMVEKAKDYIYEGDIFQVVLSQRMECDYDEDPLSAYAKLRTMGSSPYMYYLDFDSYVIAGASPELLLQGRKDLITTKPIAGTRKRGKGTKQDQQLMKELIHDPKENAEHMMLVDLGRNDIGKVSKSGSVEVTSLKQIEYYPSVMHLCSEVSGTLKDEMSVFDAFASVLPAGTLSGAPKIKAMQIINELEAIQREIYGGAIGFLGYNQLFDTCITIRTILFHKQKAYIQAGAGIVKDSQPDKEYEETFHKATSLLHALGCEVAL; encoded by the coding sequence ATGTATTACCCAGACAAAAAAACATTGCGTATATTACGCAGTCAGTATGATACGATTCCCGTATATGCAAAACTTCCCTATGATGGAAAAGATATATTGGAAATCTATCAGGCATTTCATGGACCTTATGCCTTCCTATTGGAAAGTGAAACACAGATGTACAATGGACATTATTCTATCATTGGCCTTCCTTGTGATCATCGCTTTCTCTATGATGGGATGCATAGTTATGATATCCATGAAGATAAAAAGATACAATTACATGGTCATCCAATGAAGCATTTAGAAGCCATGTTAGAGAAAAAAAGTCCTGTATATCCCGACATTCCTGTATTTACAGGAGGAGCCATTGGACATTTCAATTATGATATTGCCGGACTTTATGAAAATATTTCAAATCATGAACAGGAATCACTTCATCTGCCAATGATGCATTTTGGGTTTGTGAATGCATGTATCGTCATTGACCATACCCAGAAAACTGTTTATTTCATCATCCATGCAGATGCAGACAGCTGTTTAGAAAAATATGATACCATCTATGAAAACCTTAAACAGATGATAACACGCTATCAACAATCTACACCTTATACAATCTTAAAAGATACAAAGCATAGAGCGTTTCAGACAAGTCATGATAAAGAAAGCTTTATGCATATGGTAGAAAAAGCAAAGGACTATATTTATGAAGGGGATATCTTTCAGGTTGTTTTAAGTCAAAGAATGGAATGTGATTATGATGAAGACCCACTTAGCGCATATGCGAAATTACGCACGATGGGTTCTTCTCCCTATATGTATTATTTAGATTTTGACAGCTATGTGATTGCTGGTGCATCTCCAGAATTACTTTTACAAGGTCGAAAGGACCTGATTACGACCAAGCCAATTGCTGGCACTAGAAAACGTGGAAAAGGCACAAAACAGGATCAACAGCTGATGAAAGAATTAATACACGATCCTAAAGAAAATGCCGAGCATATGATGCTGGTAGATCTTGGAAGAAATGATATTGGTAAAGTATCTAAAAGTGGAAGTGTTGAGGTAACTTCCTTAAAACAAATAGAATATTATCCCTCAGTTATGCATCTATGCAGTGAAGTTTCAGGCACCTTAAAAGATGAAATGAGTGTTTTTGATGCATTTGCCTCTGTATTACCTGCTGGTACTTTATCTGGAGCACCTAAAATCAAAGCAATGCAGATTATCAATGAATTAGAAGCGATACAACGTGAAATTTATGGTGGGGCAATTGGTTTTCTGGGATATAACCAATTGTTTGATACCTGTATTACCATACGTACCATCTTATTTCATAAACAAAAAGCCTATATACAGGCAGGTGCTGGT